One Campylobacter concisus DNA window includes the following coding sequences:
- the panB gene encoding 3-methyl-2-oxobutanoate hydroxymethyltransferase, protein MKNEKTQKKKLSINDIKNKKGIEPIIMITAYDALFAKLFDDYADIILVGDSLNMSFNMQESTISADMNTMLYHTKAVCNGAKNTFIMADMPFGSYTNEKQAIKNAMKFFKQTNADAVKLEVGMHQVNLVKRLCEEGINVMAHIGLKPQFYKFEGGYKIKGRSEIEVKKLIEEALAFEQAGAFGILLEGTMSSVASEITKQVHVPVIGIGSGVNVDGQVLVWSDMLGFFEDFKPKFVKRYLDGADIVRKSVQSYANDVKGKIFPSEEFCY, encoded by the coding sequence ATGAAAAATGAAAAAACTCAGAAGAAAAAACTAAGCATAAATGATATAAAAAATAAAAAAGGCATTGAGCCTATTATAATGATAACTGCCTATGATGCGTTATTTGCTAAGCTTTTTGATGATTATGCTGATATTATTTTGGTTGGCGATAGCTTAAATATGAGTTTTAATATGCAAGAAAGTACGATAAGTGCGGACATGAATACCATGCTTTATCATACAAAGGCCGTTTGTAATGGAGCTAAAAATACTTTTATCATGGCCGATATGCCATTTGGTAGTTACACAAATGAAAAGCAAGCGATAAAAAATGCGATGAAATTTTTCAAACAGACAAATGCCGATGCAGTAAAGCTCGAAGTTGGCATGCACCAAGTAAATTTAGTGAAGCGCCTTTGTGAAGAGGGCATAAACGTTATGGCTCACATTGGCTTAAAGCCTCAGTTTTATAAATTTGAAGGTGGATATAAGATAAAAGGCAGAAGCGAGATCGAGGTAAAAAAACTAATTGAAGAGGCTTTGGCGTTTGAGCAAGCTGGAGCATTTGGTATCTTACTTGAGGGCACGATGAGTAGCGTGGCTAGCGAGATAACAAAGCAAGTTCATGTACCAGTTATTGGTATCGGATCTGGAGTAAACGTCGATGGGCAAGTACTTGTGTGGTCTGATATGCTTGGGTTTTTTGAAGACTTTAAACCAAAATTTGTAAAAAGATATCTTGATGGAGCGGATATTGTAAGAAAGAGTGTGCAATCCTACGCAAATGATGTAAAAGGCAAAATTTTTCCAAGTGAAGAATTTTGCTATTAG
- a CDS encoding histidine phosphotransferase translates to MGILKRLEIDYSYDIVEEFLSHYALMCDLLEPLIINLGRADKYKDSILELTRIFHNIKSAAGFMHLDPILKLTTLAEEITQEARSLKGPANDKFIDWLLLISDQFNKYKDDVENDFEYFSVLEPKIIDVPAKLN, encoded by the coding sequence ATGGGTATATTAAAAAGGCTTGAAATAGATTACTCTTATGATATAGTTGAAGAATTTTTATCTCACTATGCTTTAATGTGCGATTTACTTGAGCCTTTGATAATAAATTTAGGAAGAGCTGATAAATATAAAGATAGTATCTTAGAGCTTACTAGGATTTTTCATAATATTAAATCAGCAGCAGGATTCATGCATCTTGATCCGATATTAAAGCTTACAACTTTAGCTGAAGAGATAACTCAAGAGGCAAGAAGTCTAAAAGGGCCAGCAAATGATAAATTTATAGATTGGTTGCTACTTATTAGCGATCAGTTTAATAAATATAAAGATGATGTCGAGAACGATTTTGAATATTTTAGCGTTCTTGAACCAAAAATCATTGATGTGCCTGCAAAACTTAACTAA
- a CDS encoding bifunctional 3,4-dihydroxy-2-butanone 4-phosphate synthase/GTP cyclohydrolase II, with the protein MAFENVLKAIEDIKNGKMVIMVDDEDRENEGDLVFSAASSDMQKVNFAITHAKGVLCLAMDEANAKRLDLPLMVSKNTSSHETAFTVTIDAKEATTGVSAYERDMTIRLAASTDSVPENFVRPGHIFPLIAKKGGVLVRTGHTEGSVDLCKLAGVSPMAAICEIVKEDGTMARRDYLEEFCKKFNLNMISVSELVEYRLSHESLIEVSPAKSVKICGFEAKRYDIKDHENKNHAAYVFGETKAQANVKFQKISKDHELLSGDKFDNLLKSLDFLSKNGGVLLFLDSNKSDASSQKDYGIGAQILKYFGISEIELLSSNKNKEFVSLAGFGLDIKDYKEI; encoded by the coding sequence ATGGCATTTGAAAATGTATTAAAAGCGATTGAAGATATAAAAAATGGCAAAATGGTAATTATGGTCGATGACGAAGACCGTGAGAATGAAGGAGACTTGGTCTTTTCAGCGGCAAGCAGCGATATGCAAAAGGTAAATTTTGCGATCACTCATGCAAAAGGTGTGCTTTGCCTTGCGATGGATGAAGCAAACGCAAAAAGACTTGATTTGCCGCTAATGGTTTCTAAAAATACATCTAGCCACGAAACCGCATTTACTGTCACAATTGATGCAAAGGAGGCAACAACAGGCGTAAGTGCTTATGAGCGTGATATGACGATTAGACTTGCTGCTAGTACTGATTCGGTGCCTGAAAATTTTGTAAGGCCTGGGCATATATTTCCGCTTATTGCAAAGAAAGGCGGCGTACTCGTTCGAACAGGTCATACTGAAGGATCAGTTGATCTTTGCAAACTTGCTGGCGTTAGTCCAATGGCAGCAATTTGCGAGATCGTAAAAGAAGATGGCACAATGGCCAGACGTGATTATCTGGAAGAATTCTGTAAAAAATTTAACCTAAATATGATAAGCGTTTCTGAATTAGTAGAATACAGACTTAGCCACGAAAGCTTAATAGAGGTTTCGCCCGCAAAGAGTGTAAAAATCTGTGGTTTTGAAGCAAAAAGATATGACATAAAAGATCACGAAAATAAAAATCACGCTGCCTATGTTTTCGGAGAGACAAAAGCGCAAGCTAATGTAAAATTTCAAAAAATAAGCAAAGACCATGAGCTTTTAAGCGGAGATAAATTTGATAATTTATTAAAGTCGTTGGATTTTTTAAGTAAAAATGGTGGAGTGTTACTATTTTTAGACAGTAATAAAAGCGATGCAAGCTCACAAAAAGATTATGGCATTGGGGCACAAATTTTAAAGTATTTTGGCATAAGCGAAATTGAGCTTTTAAGCTCAAATAAAAATAAAGAATTTGTAAGTCTTGCAGGCTTTGGACTTGATATAAAAGACTATAAAGAAATTTAA